A genomic region of Mus musculus strain C57BL/6J chromosome 7, GRCm38.p6 C57BL/6J contains the following coding sequences:
- the Nkx6-2 gene encoding homeobox protein Nkx-6.2, which translates to MDANRPGAFVLSSAPLAALHNMAEMKTSLFPYALQGPAGFKTPALGSLGAQLPLGTPHGISDILGRPVGAAGGGLLGSLPRLNGLASSAGVYFGPAAAVARGYPKPLAELPGRPPIFWPGVVQGSPWRDPRLAGSAQAGGVLDKDGKKKHSRPTFSGQQIFALEKTFEQTKYLAGPERARLAYSLGMTESQVKVWFQNRRTKWRKRHAAEMASAKKKQDSDAEKLKVGGSDAEDDDEYNRPLDPNSDDEKITRLLKKHKPSNLALVSPCGGSAGDAL; encoded by the exons ATGGACGCTAACCGCCCGGGTGCGTTTGTGCTGAGCAGCGCGCCTTTAGCCGCGCTGCACAACATGGCTGAGATGAAGACGTCGCTGTTCCCCTACGCGCTGCAGGGCCCGGCGGGCTTCAAGACACCCGCCCTAGGCAGCCTTGGCGCGCAGTTGCCTCTAGGCACTCCGCACGGCATCAGCGACATCCTGGGACGGCCGGTGGGCGCAGCGGGTGGCGGCCTCCTAGGAAGTCTGCCCCGTCTCAACGGGCTCGCCTCGTCTGCAGGTGTCTACTTCGGGCCCGCAGCCGCCGTGGCTCGGGGCTACCCCAAGCCGCTGGCGGAACTGCCTGGGCGCCCGCCCATCTTCTGGCCTGGGGTGGTGCAGGGCTCTCCCTGGAGGGACCCGCGACTGGCCGGCTCCG CCCAAGCCGGCGGGGTCCTGGATAAGGATGGCAAGAAGAAACACTCGCGGCCGACTTTCTCCGGCCAGCAGATCTTCGCGCTGGAGAAGACTTTCGAGCAGACCAAGTATTTGGCAGGCCCAGAGCGCGCGCGGCTTGCCTACTCTCTGGGCATGACCGAGAGCCAAGTGAAG GTGTGGTTCCAGAATCGGCGGACCAAGTGGCGCAAGCGGCACGCGGCAGAGATGGCGTCGGCTAAAAAGAAGCAAGACTCGGATGCCGAGAAGCTGAAGGTGGGTGGCTCAGACGCGGAGGACGATGACGAATACAACCGGCCCCTGGACCCCAACTCCGATGACGAGAAGATCACGCGGCTTCTCAAAAAGCACAAACCCTCGAACTTGGCGCTCGTTAGCCCGTGTGGTGGCAGCGCGGGGGACGCCTTGTGA